DNA from Alnus glutinosa chromosome 2, dhAlnGlut1.1, whole genome shotgun sequence:
TAAATCAATTGTTATTCTGTTTTTTAGATAATCAGTTGTTAATCTAGCTAAACCAATTTGACCTTGAAAATTCCAGACATGATAAAGAAATCACTCAAGTTGCATGCATAGATCCTCCAGAAATTACAATATCTTGAACAACTTAGGTGAGACGAGTTGAGTTTAGCCgagtatattatatattatgatCAGCCTAAGCagtacaaaataataaacacaatGCACTGTCATACCTGCTCAATGTTATATCCAGGGCTTGGATCATTGGATAGTGTTAACACTCTAGCAAATCGATCCAAGCAATTTCCAACAGCAATATCAATAGTTTCCCCAAAGATCCGGTACCGCCCTTCACTATATGCAATTACCTGAGTATTCCCACCACTAACATACAACACAACAGGATCATCTGCCCCAGTCACAATCCTTCCCATCTCAATATGTGCAACACAGTGATTAACAGCAACAATGGGCTTCTTCCAAAGCTGCGAAAGAATCCGAACAACAACAGCAGAAACTTGTAGTGGGGCCCCCATGCCAGGACCCTTGGTGTAACAAAGGCAATCAATTTCATCCGGAGTTATTTGGGCAGTCTTCAAAGCAGATTTGATCAGGGGAAGAATGTGTTGGAGATGGTGTTGGGCAGTTTCTCGTGGAAGGAATCCTTGGCCAGGAGGGGTAATGTAGGTGTGGCGTGGATTCGATAGAATGGTGCCATCTAAAGTCACAACCCCAACACCAATCTTGTTGGCTGAACCCTCAAACCCTAGGGctatcattttcttcattttttatacGAAGTAGACCTGCAGTTCAAGTCCTTAACCCAAAAAGGTAAATATCTTCAACTAGCTACTATGACTAAGAAACAGACAGAAATTTACAC
Protein-coding regions in this window:
- the LOC133861749 gene encoding uncharacterized protein LOC133861749: MKKMIALGFEGSANKIGVGVVTLDGTILSNPRHTYITPPGQGFLPRETAQHHLQHILPLIKSALKTAQITPDEIDCLCYTKGPGMGAPLQVSAVVVRILSQLWKKPIVAVNHCVAHIEMGRIVTGADDPVVLYVSGGNTQVIAYSEGRYRIFGETIDIAVGNCLDRFARVLTLSNDPSPGYNIEQLAKKGEMFIDLPYVVKGMDVSFSGILSYIEATAVEKLKNNECTPADLCYSLQETLFAMLVEITERAMAHCDTKDILIVGGVGCNERLQEMMRIMCSERGGRLFATDDRYCIDNGAMIAYTGLLAYAHGASTPLEESTFTQRFRTDEVHAIWREKKEPSNINDGVSCQI